The following coding sequences lie in one Glycine max cultivar Williams 82 chromosome 19, Glycine_max_v4.0, whole genome shotgun sequence genomic window:
- the LOC100802048 gene encoding membrane-anchored ubiquitin-fold protein 2-like isoform X1, with protein sequence MAGNQDQLEIKFLLSDGTDIGPKSYAAATSIATLKESVLAQWPKDKEYGPRTVKDLKLISAGKILENNRTVGECQSPLCDLPGGVITMHVVVQPPSVEKDKKVASEAKQSKCVCVIL encoded by the exons ATGGCTGGGAACCAAGATCAGTTAGAGATCAAGTTTCTGTTGAGTGATGGTACAGATATTGGCCCCAAAAGTTATGCTGCTGCCACTAGTATTGCAACACTGAAAGAAAGTGTTCTTGCTCAATGGCCAAAAG ATAAGGAGTATGGACCAAGAACTGTAAAAGATTTGAAGTTAATTAGTGCCGGAAAAATATTGGAGAACAACAGAACAGTGGGAGAATGTCAGAGTCCCCTGTGTGATCTACCTGGTGGAGTTATAACAATGCATGTGGTTGTGCAACCACCTTCTGTGGAGAAAG ATAAGAAAGTAGCAAGTGAAGCGAAGCAGAGCAAATGTGTTTGTGTGATATTATAG